One genomic window of Pontibacillus halophilus JSM 076056 = DSM 19796 includes the following:
- a CDS encoding alpha-glucosidase yields MNGTLSETNIGLHVEELEQGFQVSLDGRVILRHTSGNPCLFIGRGEEKMDMYRGNFDIEDYVEERFGLRYSNVSQAEQGYRIEMKRSAQDEEALHLSFEVEKGKLVLHFSNELNHYNRFWLRLHAEDSEYVYGCGEQMSHLNLRGKHFPLWTSEPGVGRNKRTYTTWQADVHDKAGGDYYHTNYPLPTFISSRGYYCHVNTSAYADFDFRKSSFHELHIWEIPTSIQIETGETYKEIVSKLTSQFGRQHALPEWTYDGIWLGLQGGTETVQKKIDAARDSGIKVGAVWVQDWQGKRVTSFGRRLNWNWKWDPKEYPGLDEKIKEWKREGIRFLGYINPYVVVDDSLYNEAKEKNLLVLNQEDETYLVDFGEFDCGIVDLTNDKAFSWYKDVIKTNLIDFGLDGWMADFGEYLPIDAKLHNGISAKVMHNAWPALWARVNYEAVKDAGKLDDIIYFMRAGYTGSQQYARLLWAGDQSVDWSLDDGIASVIPAALSAGMTGNGLHHSDIGGYTSLHGNKRTKELLLRWLEMATFTPVMRSHEGNRPTDSYQYDHDEETMKRFADMTDIHCTLAPYLRELVEENAQTGVPVQRPLFMEYETDVHALNIQYEYMLGSDLLVAPVYEQGRTTWDVYLPEDEWIHLWSGQEFSGGSVTVDAPIGEPPVFYRKQSKHKQLFESINNRP; encoded by the coding sequence ATGAACGGAACACTTTCTGAAACGAACATTGGACTACACGTTGAAGAATTGGAACAAGGGTTTCAGGTTAGCTTGGATGGGAGAGTTATTCTTCGACACACATCTGGAAATCCGTGCCTATTTATTGGGCGTGGTGAAGAAAAAATGGACATGTACAGAGGAAATTTCGATATTGAGGATTATGTAGAAGAAAGATTCGGACTTCGGTATAGCAATGTTAGTCAAGCAGAGCAGGGCTATCGAATTGAGATGAAGCGGTCAGCACAGGATGAGGAAGCGTTACACTTGTCCTTCGAGGTAGAGAAAGGGAAGCTTGTTCTACATTTCTCTAACGAATTGAATCATTACAATCGTTTCTGGCTTCGCTTACATGCAGAAGACAGTGAATATGTGTATGGTTGTGGGGAGCAGATGTCTCATCTAAATTTAAGAGGCAAGCACTTTCCACTATGGACGTCTGAGCCGGGTGTCGGCCGAAATAAACGCACGTATACAACTTGGCAAGCGGACGTGCACGATAAAGCAGGTGGAGATTACTATCACACGAACTACCCGTTACCGACCTTTATTTCTTCCAGAGGCTATTATTGCCACGTGAACACGTCAGCCTATGCAGACTTTGATTTCCGTAAATCATCGTTCCATGAGTTACACATATGGGAAATTCCGACTTCGATTCAAATCGAAACAGGAGAAACCTATAAGGAGATTGTATCGAAGTTAACCTCACAGTTCGGGCGGCAACACGCGCTACCAGAGTGGACCTATGATGGAATTTGGTTAGGTCTCCAAGGTGGCACGGAAACCGTTCAGAAGAAAATCGATGCCGCACGGGACAGTGGAATTAAAGTCGGGGCGGTTTGGGTACAGGACTGGCAAGGAAAGCGGGTCACGTCCTTCGGTAGACGATTAAATTGGAACTGGAAATGGGATCCGAAAGAATATCCAGGCCTTGATGAGAAGATCAAGGAATGGAAGCGAGAAGGGATTCGGTTCCTTGGTTACATCAATCCATACGTTGTTGTAGATGATTCACTCTATAATGAAGCGAAGGAAAAGAACCTCCTTGTGCTAAACCAAGAAGATGAAACCTATTTAGTGGATTTTGGAGAATTTGACTGTGGCATTGTAGATTTGACAAATGATAAAGCGTTCAGCTGGTATAAGGACGTTATTAAGACGAACCTTATCGACTTTGGCCTTGATGGTTGGATGGCGGATTTCGGAGAGTACCTTCCAATTGATGCGAAGCTCCATAACGGCATCTCCGCAAAAGTTATGCATAATGCTTGGCCGGCATTATGGGCAAGAGTGAATTATGAAGCCGTTAAAGATGCTGGGAAGCTTGATGACATCATTTACTTTATGCGCGCTGGCTATACAGGAAGTCAGCAATACGCTCGACTTCTTTGGGCGGGTGACCAGAGTGTAGATTGGAGCCTCGATGACGGCATTGCTTCTGTCATACCAGCTGCTTTATCTGCGGGGATGACTGGCAATGGGCTTCATCATAGTGATATTGGGGGGTACACAAGTCTTCATGGGAACAAGCGAACGAAGGAACTCTTATTGCGCTGGCTTGAAATGGCTACATTCACGCCTGTAATGCGAAGTCATGAAGGGAATCGGCCAACGGATAGCTATCAATACGACCACGACGAAGAGACAATGAAGCGGTTTGCTGACATGACGGATATCCACTGTACATTGGCACCTTATTTAAGGGAGCTTGTAGAAGAAAATGCTCAAACGGGTGTACCTGTACAGCGTCCATTATTTATGGAATACGAAACGGATGTTCACGCACTTAACATCCAGTACGAATACATGCTAGGTAGCGACCTACTCGTTGCTCCAGTCTATGAACAAGGTCGGACAACGTGGGATGTATACCTACCAGAAGATGAGTGGATTCATCTGTGGAGTGGGCAGGAGTTTAGCGGTGGATCGGTCACTGTCGACGCTCCGATTGGGGAGCCGCCTGTGTTCTATCGCAAACAATCGAAGCATAAGCAATTGTTCGAGTCCATCAACAACCGCCCATAG
- the sftI gene encoding sulfoquinovose isomerase → MSYSILYVPIGRKTFDLEAGEVQRQKSSEVLNSLDVNVIEPDGILTSPDDLKHFLKAVQKDEIITTIYQSVTFADGEFVETLIREIEAPVIVWSIREPSINGRLRLNSLTGGNSTSHVLKCAKHPYTFLFGNPEEAQVKKKIEVQLKVRGVMEELKQLRIGVIGEHPPGFFFSGTDVELLKEQLGVEVKDVDLEHAFTQSKKLTEEEYEHAITRAEQQVIGLNRTDETVHRFAQFTTFMESVIENEQLTALAIRCWPEFFNELGAAACSTLSQFTEDGIVSSCEADIHGSVSMFILQQMSGGLAPYLGDMVHVNEASNSVVFWHCGAGAYSLAHPEQGAKPGVHPNRKLGFTMEFGLKPGQVTMFRVGYTPDGYRLLVMRGNALDTPKRFNGTSVEVQLETDINETLYGLMEDGFEPHYALVYADVADELIELGRQLGLETIVYTA, encoded by the coding sequence ATGAGTTATTCCATATTATACGTACCAATCGGACGCAAGACGTTCGATCTTGAAGCAGGGGAAGTACAACGTCAAAAAAGTTCAGAGGTACTGAACAGCCTCGATGTGAATGTCATTGAGCCGGACGGTATTCTAACCTCTCCAGACGACTTGAAACATTTTCTGAAAGCGGTTCAAAAAGATGAAATCATTACGACGATTTACCAAAGTGTCACGTTTGCAGATGGAGAGTTTGTTGAAACGCTTATCAGAGAAATAGAGGCGCCTGTAATCGTTTGGTCGATACGTGAGCCTAGCATCAACGGTCGACTTCGACTGAACTCATTAACAGGCGGAAATAGTACAAGCCATGTTCTGAAATGCGCGAAACATCCATATACATTTTTGTTCGGAAATCCAGAAGAAGCACAAGTGAAGAAGAAAATTGAGGTTCAGCTTAAAGTTCGGGGTGTCATGGAAGAACTGAAGCAGCTTCGAATTGGTGTGATTGGGGAACACCCTCCAGGCTTCTTCTTCTCAGGAACGGACGTAGAGTTATTGAAAGAACAGCTTGGGGTTGAAGTGAAGGATGTAGATCTTGAGCATGCATTTACTCAATCTAAGAAGTTGACTGAAGAGGAATATGAACATGCGATTACGCGTGCTGAGCAACAAGTGATTGGCTTGAATCGAACAGATGAGACTGTCCACAGATTTGCACAGTTTACGACATTCATGGAGTCCGTCATTGAAAACGAGCAGCTAACAGCTCTAGCCATTCGTTGCTGGCCTGAATTCTTTAATGAGTTAGGTGCAGCAGCCTGCTCAACGCTTTCACAATTCACAGAAGATGGCATTGTTTCCTCGTGTGAAGCAGATATCCACGGCTCTGTATCCATGTTTATTCTGCAGCAAATGAGTGGAGGACTCGCTCCGTATCTAGGGGATATGGTACACGTCAATGAAGCGAGCAATTCAGTCGTATTCTGGCATTGTGGTGCTGGGGCGTATTCTCTTGCACATCCAGAACAAGGCGCAAAGCCAGGGGTTCATCCAAACAGGAAGCTAGGCTTTACGATGGAGTTTGGATTAAAGCCAGGTCAAGTTACGATGTTCCGCGTCGGATATACACCAGATGGATATCGACTGCTTGTGATGCGAGGCAATGCATTGGATACGCCGAAGCGATTTAACGGGACTTCCGTTGAAGTGCAATTAGAAACAGATATTAATGAAACGCTGTATGGCCTTATGGAAGATGGTTTCGAGCCACACTACGCGCTCGTATATGCTGATGTTGCCGATGAGCTGATTGAGCTTGGGCGTCAACTGGGTCTAGAAACGATCGTCTATACGGCATAA